Proteins encoded in a region of the Megalops cyprinoides isolate fMegCyp1 chromosome 3, fMegCyp1.pri, whole genome shotgun sequence genome:
- the ankhd1 gene encoding ankyrin repeat and KH domain-containing protein 1 isoform X1 produces the protein MQDAVAGTAMLTDGFEDEIDSVTPRSPAVGMGVGATPGAGLGGLGIGVGGKKVRLFGEAGGPAADRLDFKLAAAAVLSSGPGSGSDEDEVSEVESFILDQEDLDNPMLKTASELLLSSAADGTDLRTVDPETQARLEALLEAAGIGKLSTADGKAFADPEVLRRLTSSVSCALDEAAAALTRMRAENTLNAGQADNLVIFSRSLAEACSDGDVNAVRKLLDEGRSVNEHTEEGESLLCLACSAGYYELAQVLLAMHANVEDRGIKGDITPLMAAASGGYVDIVKLLLVHGADVNAQSSTGNTALTYACAGGFVDVVKVLLKEGANIEDHNENGHTPLMEAASAGHVEVARVLLDYGAGINTHSNEFKESALTLACYKGHLDMVRFLLEAGADQEHKTDEMHTALMEACMDGHVEVARLLLDSGAQVNMPADSFESPLTLAACGGHVELAALLIERGANLEEVNDEGYTPLMEAAREGHEEMVALLLAQGANINAQTEETQETALTLACCGGFLEVADFLIKAGADIELGCSTPLMEAAQEGHLELVKYLLAAGANVHATTATGDTALTYACENGHTDVADVLLQTGADLEHESEGGRTPLMKAARAGHLCTVQFLISKGANVNRATANNDHTVVSLACAGGHLAVVELLLAHGADPTHRLKDGSTMLIEAAKGGHTNVVSYLLDYPNNILSVPAPDLSQLTPPSHDTSQVPRVPFQALAMVVPPQEPDRVPSTHTAPPPVAIKGASKQRPGPLQAGGVTAGGPDADLLPPFHPYQPLECIVEETEGKLNELGQRISAIEKAQLQSLELIQGEPLTKDKIEELKKSREEQVQKKKKILKELQKVERQLQLKTQQQFTKEYMEAKGPPGAGGGAGTGPGAAAPPPHPARPGSDGDGEGGDPEDGGSRRAPPAEEDEEEDDEDDDDDDEEEDDEEEDEEEEEDDYTKLPQVDTILYREAQQPPPPPPPQTHGQPPAPPTQTGFVPIQPLAAQQSTDFGSADYPGSASPDLQRVLVSQQMLGPGLLTQATDGLMVATPAQTLTDTLDDIMAAVSSRVPMLNTTTSPTPQPSTQTSGAAVSPPSMLPLYPSVDIDAHTESNHDTALTLACAGGHEELVSVLIARGANIEHRDKKGFTPLILAATAGHVGVVEILLDKGGDIEAQSERTKDTPLSLACSGGRQEVVELLLLRGANKEHRNVSDYTPLSLAASGGYVNIIKILLNAGAEINSRTGSKLGISPLMLAAMNGHVPAVKLLLDMGSDINAQIETNRNTALTLACFQGRAEVVSLLLDRKANVEHRAKTGLTPLMEAASGGYAEVGRVLLDKGADVNAPPVPSSRDTALTIAADKGHYKFCELLINRGAHIDVRNKKGNTPLWLAANGGHFDVVQLLVQAGADVDAADNRKITPLMAAFRKGHVKVVQYLVKEVNQFPSDIECMRYIATIADKELLKKCHQCMETIVKAKDQQAAEANKNASILLKELDLEKSREESKKQALAAKREKRKEKRKKKKEEQKRKLEEEEAKVKEVSEMQDQGKDSAEEAEVPIEPPSATTTTTIGISATSPTFTCAFGKKRANAVATPSANRKSKKNKTKDSPSEPIILQDPQLVLAQQKADKNKIHGEPRGGGAPGGNSDSDNLDSTDCNSESSSGSKSQELNYLPDLPSSSSSSSSSSSSTSAPSGPSHPAPVPEKRQCPSLHGSRDDKVTVSISKPQQKMQDSPSDLTPNSFSSVLKTMSLPVVSPNGKMNLTSPKRGQKREDGWKEVVRRSKKLSVPASVVSRIMGRGGCNITAIQDVTGAHIDVDKQKDKNGERMITIRGGTESTRHAVQLINALIQDPAKELEDLIPRNHIRTPGTNTRVGSTFTTSTGATSTTAASSKGLASVVPSSSVSFQPSSPSAPQQGGGKLGKSLSPGVRPPFVSLPLAYAHPQLALLAAQTMHQIRHPRLPMAQFGGTFSPSPNTWGPFPVRPVSPGSANSSPKHNGASTATPTPRPGASHPEYAAASNPSGPAPATPTPTSSGPAPPCLPGTPAPSSVRKQLFSSEPKTVTSAVSSACSTRASSSPAPLVSAPPTTPPTPPPPPPIALPTSQQQQQQQLSAPKPEPCATATPVKEKPSLEQSAVPVLGGASDGAGPLAFPAPPTALPSHPPQPESRQQLPLPFAPSTEPAPLPTVPSCSGLPSSRPAAAAASVTSVHTHTHTHAHTHASATLPHFAAPAPRVSPRMQPAGPFYPLAPGGALQDQASVFVPPGGGVSQEPLKQQQQPGLAPPSLQMSPAVGVMNGSQVHIHGGKTQLPPNFGPAALFNHFSSIFDGGQVGNSQVWGACHLPTRTPPDQAYGAPPAYMGGVGQMESVLPPPPDGSKAPGYRCATQRIVSSPMGVHPMDPSGNSISTSAALTSFATSISGSPVFLQGPAPVGTPSFSRQHFSPHPWSASTSCESPVPSVSSGASSPLSVSAAAPAMIQAKPSGSGQQDRKVPPPIGTERLARIRQTGSVNPAMLTTSYTAPVGQGGIWSFGVGSASGEEAMSGWSQPLISSHLLHQQLPEQSAFSQHQPMERDDTGIVAPSNTFPQPVPSSFMDFPKGLPMSMYGGTMIPPHPPMAEGPGAPMYNGLHTADPAWNPILKVVPNSAENSDPQQVWPGTWAPHVGNVHLNHVN, from the exons gtgGAGTCTTTCATACTGGATCAGGAGGACCTGGACAACCCCATGCTGAAGACTGCGTCAGAGCTGCTCCTGTCGAGTGCTGCAGATGGCACTGACCTGAGAACAGTGGATCCAGAGACACAGGCCAGGCTAGAGGCGCTGCTGGAGGCCGCAG GCATCGGTAAACTCTCCACTGCCGATGGTAAAGCGTTCGCAGATCCCGAGGTGCTGCGCCGGCTGACGTCGTCGGTGAGCTGCGCGCTGGACGAGGCCGCCGCCGCCCTCACGCGCATGAGGGCCGAGAACACGCTCAACGCCGGCCAGGCCGACAA TTTGGTTATTTTCAGCCGCAGCCTGGCGGAGGCCTGCTCGGACGGGGACGTGAACGCGGTGAGGAAGCTGCTGGACGAGGGCCGCAGCGTCAACGAGCACACCGAGGAGGGGGAGAGCCTGCTGTGCCTCGCCTGCTCCGCCGGCTACTACGAGCTGGCGCAG GTCCTGTTAGCCATGCACGCTAACGTGGAGGACCGGGGCATTAAGGGTGACATCACACCTCTGATGGCAGCAGCCAGTGGCGGATACGTGGACATAGTCAAACTACTCCTGGTACACGGGGCGGACGTCAACGCACAGTCCTCTACAG GTAACACGGCGCTGACGTACGCGTGCGCGGGCGGCTTCGTGGACGTGGTGAAGGTGCTCCTGAAGGAGGGCGCCAACATCGAGGACCACAACGAGAACGGCCACACGCCGCTGATGGAGGCGGCCAGCGCCGGGCACGTGGAGGTGGCCCGCGTGCTGCTGGACTACGGAGCCGGCATCAACACCCACTCCAACGAGTTCAAGGAAAGTGCACTTACCCTGGCCTGCTACAAAG GACACTTGGACATGGTGCGCTTTCTGCTGGAGGCCGGTGCCGACCAGGAGCACAAGACAGACGAGATGCACACGGCGCTCATGGAGGCCTGCATG GACGGGCACGTGGAGGTGGCGCGGCTGCTGTTGGACAGCGGGGCGCAGGTGAACATGCCGGCGGACTCGTTCGAGTCGCCGCTGACGCTGGCGGCCTGCGGGGGCCACGTGGAGCTGGCCGCCCTGCTCATCGAGCGAGGGGCCAACCTGGAGGAGGTGAACGACGAGGGCTACACGCCCCTCATGGAGGCGGCGCGGGAGGGACACGAGGAGATGGTGGCCCTGCTGCTGGCGCAAG GTGCCAACATCAACGCCCAGACGGAGGAGACGCAGGAGACGGCCCTTACGCTGGCCTGCTGCGGCGGCTTCCTGGAGGTGGCCGACTTCCTGATCAAGGCGGGGGCAGACATCGAGCTGGGCTGCTCCACGCCGCTCATGGAGGCTGCGCAGGAGGGCCACCTGGAGCTCGTCAAGTACCTGCTGGCCGCAG GGGCGAACGTTCACGCTACCACGGCGACAGGGGACACAGCGCTGACATACGCCTGCGAGAACGGACACACGGACGTCGCGGACGTGCTGCTGCAGACCGGGGCTGATCTG GAACACGAGTCTGAAGGAGGCAGAACGCCGTTGATGAAAGCTGCCAGAGCGGGACACCTGTGTACTGTACAGTTCCTGATCAGCAAAG GTGCAAATGTGAACAGAGCCACAGCCAACAACGACCACACGGTGGTGTCACTGGCCTGTGCGGGGGGCCACCTGGCTgtggtggagctgctgctggcccacGGAGCGGACCCCACCCACAGACTGAAG gacgGTTCGACCATGCTCATTGAAGCTGCTAAGGGCGGTCACACCAACGTGGTCTCCTACCTGCTAGACTACCCAAACAACATCCTCTCCGTTCCCGCGCCCGACCTGTCCCAGctcacacccccctcccacgATACGTCTCAG GTTCCTCGAGTTCCATTCCAAGCCCTGGCCATGGTGGTGCCCCCCCAGGAGCCTGACAGAGTGCCCTCCACCCACACGGCCCCCCCGCCAGTCGCAATCAAAG GTGCGTCCAAGCAAAGGCCGGGCCCCCTGCAGGCGGGCGGCGTCACTGCGGGCGGGCCGGACGCGGACCTGCTGCCCCCCTTCCACCCGTACCAGCCGCTGGAGTGCATCGTGGAGGAGACGGAGGGCAAGCTGAACGAGCTGGGCCAGCGCATCAGCGCCATCGAGAAGGCCCAGCTGCAGTCGCTGGAGCTCATCCAGGGCGAGCCGCTCACCAAAGACAAGAtcgaggagctgaagaagagcCGCGAGGAGCAGgtgcagaagaagaagaagatcctgaaggagctgcagaaggTGGAgcggcagctgcagctcaaGACGCAGCAGCAGTTCACCAAAGAGTACATGGAGGCCAAGGGGCCCCCGGGGGCCGGGGGCGGCGCGGGGACGGGGCCCGGGGCGGCGGCCCCTCCGCCGCACCCCGCCCGGCCCGGCTCCGACGGCGACGGGGAGGGCGGCGACCCCGAGGACGGCGGCAGCCGGCGGGCGCCCCCTGcggaggaggacgaggaagaggatgaCGAGGACGACGACGATGAcgacgaggaggaggacgacgaggaggaggatgaggaggaggaagaggacgacTACACCAAGCTGCCGCAGGTGGACACCATCCTGTATCGGGAGGCGCAgcagcccccgcccccgccccccccgcagACGCACGGccagccccctgcccccccgaCGCAGACGGGCTTCGTCCCCATCCAGCCGTTGGCTGCACAGCAGTCCACCGACTTTGGCAGCGCCGACTACCCCGGCAGTGCCAGCCCTGACCTGCAGAGGGTGCTGGTGAGCCAGCAGATGCTGGGCCCAGGCCTCCTCACCCAGGCCACCGACGGCCTCATGGTGGCCACGCCCGCCCAGACGCTCACAGACACGCTGGACGACATCATGGCAG CGGTGAGCAGCAGAGTGCCTATGTTGAACACTACGACCTCGCCCACCCCCCAGCCTTCCACGCAGACCTCCGGCGCCGccgtctcccccccctccaTGCTTCCGCTATACCCCTCTGTGGACATCGACGCTCAT ACGGAGAGCAACCACGACACGGCGCTGACGCTGGCCTGTGCCGGGGGCCACGAGGAGCTGGTGTCCGTGCTGATCGCCCGCGGGGCCAACATTGAGCACCGGGACAAGAAGG GCTTCACTCCTCTGATCCTGGCTGCCACGGCTGGCCATGTGGGGGTTGTGGAGATCCTGCTGGACAAAGGGGGCGACATCGAGGCCCAGTCTGAGAGAACCAAAgacacacccctctccctggcCTGTTCAGGGGGCCGACAAGAG GTGGTGGAACTGCTGCTGCTTCGTGGGGCCAATAAGGAGCACCGCAACGTGTCGGACTACACCCCCCTCAGCCTGGCCGCCTCAGGGGGCTACGTCAACATCATCAAGATCCTGCTCAATGCCGGCGCCGAGATCAACTCCAG GACCGGCAGCAAGCTGGGCATCTCCCCGCTGATGCTGGCCGCCATGAACGGCCACGTCCCCGCGGTCAAGCTGCTGCTGGACATGGGCTCGGACATCAACGCGCAGATCGAGACCAACCGCAACACGGCGCTGACGCTGGCCTGCTTCCAGGGCCGCGCCGAGGTGGTCAGCCTGCTGCTGGACCGCAAGGCCAACGTGGAGCACCGGGCCAAG acCGGGCTCACCCCCCTCATGGAGGCAGCGTCAGGAGGCTACGCCGAGGTGGGCCGCGTGCTGCTGGACAAGGGCGCAGACGTGAACGCTCCCCCGGTCCCCTCGTCCCGGGACACCGCCCTCACCATCGCTGCCGACAAGGGCCACTACAAGTTCTGCGAGCTGCTCATCAACAG agGAGCCCACATCGACGTGCGCAATAAGAAGGGGAACACGCCACTGTGGCTGGCGGCCAATGGGGGGCACTTTGACGTGGTGCAGCTGCTGGTGCAGGCAGGCGCAGATGTGGACGCCGCCGACAACCGCAAGATCACTCCGCTCATGGCGGCGTTCCGCAAG GGTCACGTGAAGGTGGTGCAGTACCTGGTGAAGGAAGTCAACCAGTTCCCCTCTGACATTGAGTGCATGAGATACATTGCCACCATTGCCGATAAG gagctgctgaagaagTGTCACCAGTGCATGGAGACCATCGTCAAAGCCAAAGACCAGCAGGCGGCCGAGGCCAACAAGAACGCCAGCATcctgctgaaggagctggacCTGGAGAAG TCCCGCGAGGAGAGCAAGAAGCAGGCCCTGGCGGCCAAGCGGGAGAAGCGCAAGGAGAAAcgcaagaagaagaaggaggagcagaagaggaagctggaggaggaggaggccaagGTCAAGGAGGTCTCCGAAATGCAGGACCAGGGGAAGGACTCTGCCGAAG AGGCAGAGGTCCCCATCGAGCCCCCCAGCgcgaccaccaccaccaccatcggCATCTCGGCCACCTCCCCGACCTTCACCTGCGCCTTCGGCAAGAAGCGGGCCAACGCCGTGGCCACGCCCAGCGCCAACCGCAAGAGCAAGAAGAACAAGACCAAGGACTCCCCGAGCGAGCCCATCATCCTGCAGGACCCCCAGCTGGTGCTGGCGCAGCAGAAGGCCGACAAGAACAAGATCCACGGGGAGCCGCGGGGGGGCGGGGCGCCGGGGGGCAACAGCGATTCGGACAACCTGGACAGCACCGACTGCAACAGTGagagcagcagcggcagcaagAGCCAGGAGCTCAACTACCTGCCCGacctgccctcctcctcttcctcctcctcgtcctcctcttcctccacgTCCGCGCCCTCCGGCCCCTCCCACCCCGCGCCCGTCCCCGAGAAGAGACAGTGCCCCTCCCTGCACGGCTCGCGGGACGACAAGGTCACCGTGTCCATCTCCAAACCGCAGCAGAA AATGCAAGACTCCCCCAGTGACTTGACTCCCAACTCCTTCTCCTCGGTGCTGAAGACCATGTCCCTGCCCGTGGTGTCCCCCAACGGCAAGATGAACCTCACTAGTCCCAAAAGGGGCCAGAAGAGAGAGGATGGCTGGAAGGAGGTGGTGCGGAG GTCTAAGAAGCTGTCGGTCCCGGCGTCAGTGGTGTCCCGGATCATGGGCAGAGGCGGCTGCAACATCACGGCCATCCAGGACGTGACGGGCGCGCACATCGACGTGGACAAGCAGAAGGACAAGAACGGGGAGAGGATGATCACCATCAG agggGGCACGGAGTCAACGAGACATGCTGTGCAGCTGATCAACGCCCTGATCCAGGACCCCGCAAAAGAGCTGGAAGACCTGATCCCCCGAAACCACATCCGCACCCCCGGCACCAACACCAGGGTGGGCTCCACCTTCACCACCTCCACGGGGGCCACCAGCACCACGGCCGCCAGCTCCAAGGGCCTGGCGTCGGTGGTGCCGTCGTCCTCGGTGTCCTTCCAGCCCTCCTCGCCCTCCGCCCCTCAGCAGGGCGGCGGCAAGCTGGGCAAGAGCCTGTCGCCCGGGGTGCGGCCCCCCTTCGTCTCGCTGCCCCTGGCCTACGCCCACCCGCAGCTCGCCCTGCTGGCCGCGCAGACCATGCACCAGATCCGCCACCCTCGGCTGCCCATGGCGCAGTTCGGCGGCACCTTCTCCCCGTCGCCCAACACCTGGGGCCCGTTCCCGGTGCGGCCCGTCAGCCCGGGGAGCGCCAACAGCTCTCCAAAACACAATGGCGCCAGCACGGCCACGCCCACGCCCAGGCCGGGCGCCTCCCACCCGGAGTACGCAGCCGCCTCCAACCCCAGCGGCCCCGCCCCTGCCACGCCCACACCCACCAGCTccggccccgccccgccctgcctCCCCGGCACCCCCGCCCCTTCCTCGGTCAGGAAGCAGCTGTTTTCCTCTGAGCCCAAGACGGTCACTAGCGCTGTGAGCAGCGCCTGCAGCACGCGGGCCTCCagctcccccgcccccctcgtCTCAGCCCCGCCCACCACGCCTCCaaccccgcctccccctccacccATCGCCCTGCCTACAtcgcaacagcagcagcaacagcagctctcAGCCCCCAAACCCGAACCCTGCGCCACTGCCACGCCCGTAAAAGAGAAGCCGTCTCTGGAGCAGTCAGCCGTGCCCGTTCTGGGTGGAGCGTCTGATGGAGCCGGTCCCTTGGCCTTCCCGGCCCCGCCCACcgctctcccctcccaccccccgcAGCCGGAGTCCCGGCAGCAGCTGCCCCTGCCCTTCGcccccagcacagagcccgCGCCCCTGCCCACGGTCCCCTCCTGCTCTGGCCTGCCCTCGTCCCGCccggcagcggcagcagcctCCGTCACATctgtgcacacgcacacgcacacgcacgcccACACGCATGCCAGCGCCACCTTACCTCACTTCGCCGCGCCCGCGCCCCGAGTGTCCCCGCGCATGCAGCCCGCCGGCCCCTTCTATCCGCTGGCACCGGGGGGCGCTCTGCAGGACCAGGCCTCCGTGTTCGTGCCCCCCGGAGGAGGGGTGTCGCAGGAGCccctgaagcagcagcagcagccgggTCTGGCCCCGCCCTCCCTGCAGATGTCCCCCGCCGTCGGCGTAATGAACGGCTCCCAGGTGCACATCCACGGCGGGAAGACCCAGTTGCCGCCCAACTTCGGCCCCGCCGCCCTCTTCAACCACTTCAGCAGCATCTTCGACGGCGGCCAGGTGGGCAACAGCCAGGTGTGGGGGGCGTGCCACCTGCCCACCCGGACCCCGCCCGACCAGGCCTACGGTGCCCCGCCTGCCTACATGGGGGGCGTGGGCCAGATGGAGAGCGtgctccctcctccccccgacGGCTCCAAGGCGCCTGGCTACCGCTGCGCCACCCAGAGGATCGTCAGCAGCCCCATGG GCGTGCACCCCATGGACCCCTCGGGAAACTCCATCTCCACCTCGGCTGCGCTGACCAGCTTTGCCACCAGCATCTCGGGCAGCCCCGTCTTCCTGCAGGGCCCCGCCCCCGTGGGCACGCCTTCCTTCAGCCGCCAGCACTTCTCGCCACACCCCTGGAGCGCTTCCACTTCCT GTGAGTCCCCAGTGCCCTCTGTGTCCTCCGGGGCCTCGTCCCCGCTGTCGGTCTCCGCGGCCGCGCCGGCGATGATCCAGGCCAAGCCCAGCGGCTCGGGCCAGCAGGACCGCAAGGTTCCGCCGCCCATCGGCACCGAGCGCCTGGCCCGGATCCGGCAGACGGGCTCCGTCAACCCCGCCATGCTCACCACCAGCTACACTGCGCCTGTCGGGCAGGGCGGCATCTGGTCATTCGGCGTTGGGAGTGCCTCCGGTGAGG AGGCGATGTCGGGCTGGTCGCAGCCCCTGATCAGCAGCCACCTGCTGCACCAGCAGCTGCCGGAGCAGTCGGCCTTCTCCCAGCACCAGCCCATGGAGCGCGACGACACCGGCATCGTGGCGCCTTCCAACACCTTCCCCCAGCCCGTGCCCAGCAGCTTCATGGACTTCCCCAAG